In a genomic window of Tissierella sp. Yu-01:
- a CDS encoding HDOD domain-containing protein produces MDNHYIIELIEGSSYLPKISSTFGDILTMLLEPYEFNMDECIEKISNHPGLEKSLVRVLNYNSNLNRVISNLKDAVVYLGAKTTKIVAISYITRLLLPDKIGRAKIFNNKVYWKHCVGTSIASYMIAEETNLCDKDKMFTYGLIHDIGITVLDICLPDYIDKIYSLQLKGIHQIAAEKIVLSGLTHSEIGMWLCKNWGLPDEIVDIVGYHHSPFKNSSVSNEVKIIHLADSISTKYYEKLLGNERTFIYSEKIRESLNLSANYIEDIGKVLPKEVDKVMDIINF; encoded by the coding sequence ATGGATAATCATTATATAATTGAATTAATTGAGGGCTCAAGTTATTTGCCCAAAATATCTAGTACATTTGGAGATATTTTAACTATGTTATTGGAACCCTATGAGTTTAATATGGACGAGTGCATTGAGAAGATTTCGAATCACCCTGGGTTAGAAAAAAGTTTAGTTAGGGTATTAAATTATAATTCAAATTTAAATCGAGTAATTTCAAATTTAAAGGATGCAGTCGTATATTTAGGAGCAAAAACTACTAAAATTGTTGCAATTTCTTATATAACCAGATTATTGTTGCCAGATAAAATCGGAAGGGCAAAAATTTTTAATAATAAAGTTTATTGGAAGCATTGTGTTGGAACATCTATTGCTAGTTATATGATTGCGGAAGAAACAAATTTATGTGACAAGGATAAGATGTTTACCTACGGATTAATTCATGATATAGGTATTACTGTTTTAGATATATGTCTCCCAGATTATATTGATAAAATCTACTCATTACAACTAAAAGGAATACATCAAATAGCAGCTGAGAAAATTGTATTAAGTGGATTAACACATTCCGAAATTGGGATGTGGTTATGTAAAAACTGGGGGCTACCAGATGAAATTGTAGATATTGTAGGATACCATCATTCTCCATTTAAAAATAGTAGTGTTAGTAATGAGGTGAAAATAATTCATCTTGCAGATTCCATAAGTACCAAATACTACGAAAAGCTATTAGGTAATGAAAGAACTTTTATCTACTCAGAAAAGATAAGAGAATCTTTAAACCTTTCTGCTAATTACATAGAGGACATAGGCAAAGTATTACCTAAAGAGGTAGACAAGGTTATGGATATTATAAACTTCTAG
- the rpsI gene encoding 30S ribosomal protein S9 has translation MAIVQFIGTGRRKTSIARVRLVPGNGKFTINGRDIEEFFNYETLRVIAKEPLTITETVDKYDVIVKVEGGGFTGQAGAIRHGIARALIESDGELRPLLKKAGHLTRDPRMKERKKYGLKKARRSPQFSKR, from the coding sequence GTGGCTATAGTACAATTTATTGGAACAGGAAGACGTAAGACTTCCATAGCGAGAGTTAGATTAGTCCCAGGTAATGGTAAGTTCACTATAAATGGTAGAGATATTGAAGAATTCTTTAATTATGAAACTTTAAGAGTTATAGCAAAAGAACCTCTAACAATTACTGAGACTGTTGATAAATATGATGTAATAGTAAAAGTTGAAGGCGGTGGATTCACTGGCCAAGCTGGAGCTATTAGACATGGTATTGCAAGAGCTTTAATAGAATCAGATGGAGAATTAAGACCATTACTTAAAAAAGCAGGACACTTAACTAGAGACCCTAGAATGAAGGAAAGAAAGAAATACGGTCTTAAGAAAGCTAGAAGATCACCACAATTTAGTAAGAGATAA
- the truA gene encoding tRNA pseudouridine(38-40) synthase TruA — MRNIKLVIEYDGTNYSGWQNQENAITVQEKIEDAIYKVTKEKVRLLGSGRTDSGVHALGQVANFFTTSTIPGDKFKFVLNNVLPEDIAIIESEEVDLQFHSRFDAIGKRYKYRIYNGRMPRPIYRNYTSHYKHKLDLEKMKEASKYFLGTHDFASFMGSGAVVNSTIRTIYEIKIEKIDDFINITVEGDSFLRYMVRIIVGTLIKVGSCQFQVDDIPKIINARDRNRAGKTAPPQGLYLEEVYYNNFR, encoded by the coding sequence ATGAGAAATATTAAATTAGTTATTGAATACGATGGTACAAATTATTCCGGATGGCAAAACCAGGAAAATGCCATTACGGTTCAAGAAAAGATAGAGGATGCAATTTATAAGGTTACAAAGGAGAAAGTTAGACTATTAGGTTCAGGTAGAACAGATAGTGGAGTTCATGCACTTGGTCAAGTAGCTAATTTTTTTACAACTTCGACAATACCAGGTGACAAATTTAAATTTGTTTTAAATAATGTTTTACCTGAGGATATTGCAATAATTGAATCTGAGGAAGTAGACCTGCAATTTCATTCGAGATTTGATGCAATAGGGAAAAGATACAAATATAGAATTTATAATGGTAGAATGCCACGACCAATATATAGAAATTATACTTCACATTATAAACATAAATTGGATTTAGAAAAGATGAAAGAAGCTTCAAAATATTTTTTAGGTACTCACGACTTTGCAAGCTTTATGGGTAGTGGAGCAGTAGTAAATTCTACTATAAGAACAATATATGAAATTAAGATTGAAAAGATAGATGATTTTATAAATATTACTGTAGAAGGCGATAGTTTTCTCAGATATATGGTAAGAATAATAGTTGGTACATTGATTAAGGTTGGTAGCTGTCAATTTCAAGTTGATGATATACCAAAAATTATCAATGCAAGGGATAGGAATCGTGCTGGTAAAACAGCACCACCCCAGGGATTATATCTTGAAGAAGTTTATTATAATAATTTCAGATAA
- the cwlD gene encoding N-acetylmuramoyl-L-alanine amidase CwlD, protein MRIIYISTKLLYASILLAAFVLICIVIFSREYLKVEEIYLPITNKIIGIDPGHGGVDPGAVSASGLKEDDINLKIALKLKRFIEQSGGIAILTRDRDKGLYTEQSSTLREKKVEDLKNRKVLIENADCEIFITIHLNSFTKSKYYGAQTFYSETNTESKRLAYLIQDELKNVLDKDNKRIPSKTEDVYLITELNIPSVLVEAGFLSNEEEAKLLNTSEYQEKIAWSIYVGIMKFFSEQELVDKS, encoded by the coding sequence ATGAGGATTATTTACATAAGTACAAAGCTATTATATGCTTCTATATTATTAGCTGCATTTGTATTAATTTGTATAGTAATTTTTAGCAGAGAATATTTAAAAGTAGAGGAAATCTATTTGCCAATAACCAATAAAATAATTGGAATAGATCCTGGTCACGGTGGCGTAGACCCCGGAGCAGTATCTGCAAGCGGTTTAAAAGAAGATGATATAAATCTAAAGATTGCTTTAAAGTTAAAGAGATTCATTGAGCAAAGTGGTGGTATAGCAATATTAACAAGAGATAGGGATAAGGGCCTTTATACAGAGCAATCAAGTACTTTAAGAGAAAAGAAAGTAGAAGACTTAAAAAATAGAAAAGTTTTAATTGAAAATGCTGATTGTGAGATTTTTATAACAATACACCTTAACAGCTTTACAAAATCCAAATACTATGGAGCACAGACATTTTATAGCGAGACCAATACGGAAAGTAAACGATTAGCTTATTTAATACAGGATGAACTGAAAAATGTTTTGGATAAAGATAATAAAAGAATACCAAGTAAAACAGAAGATGTATATTTAATTACTGAGTTGAATATACCATCTGTACTAGTTGAGGCAGGATTTTTATCAAATGAAGAAGAAGCAAAGCTATTAAATACTTCAGAATATCAGGAAAAGATAGCCTGGTCCATATATGTAGGGATCATGAAATTTTTCAGTGAGCAAGAGCTTGTTGATAAAAGTTAG
- the gcvT gene encoding glycine cleavage system aminomethyltransferase GcvT: MVAKKTPLYDKHVELGGNVVEYAGWALPVQYEGLIPEHEAVRNAVGLFDVSHMGEIIIKGKDALAFVDYLMTNDITTIVDNQVIYTLMCYPHGGVVDDLLVYRFNNEYFYLVVNASNVDKDYEWIINHKGEFDVEVENISPTVGEVAIQGPLAEKTLQKLTDTDLSKIGFFYLQRDVVIDGVNCMISRTGYTGEDGFEVYTDNEGIVKVWSSILEAGAEFGIKPCGLGCRDTLRFEASLPLYGHEMSEEVNPLEGGFKYFVKLEKKSDFIGKDELTKQWNEGLKRKVAGFELIERGIPREGYEIYKDGEKIGYVTTGYMSPTLKKSIGNALIKTEYTALGTEIDIMIRKKLVKAKVISKKFLKNK; the protein is encoded by the coding sequence ATGGTAGCAAAAAAAACACCGCTTTATGATAAGCATGTTGAGCTTGGTGGAAACGTTGTAGAATATGCAGGATGGGCTCTACCAGTACAATATGAAGGCTTAATACCTGAGCATGAAGCAGTTAGAAACGCAGTAGGATTATTTGATGTGTCACACATGGGTGAAATTATTATCAAAGGGAAAGATGCATTAGCATTTGTTGATTATCTAATGACTAATGATATAACAACGATTGTTGATAATCAAGTAATCTATACACTTATGTGCTATCCTCATGGGGGAGTAGTGGATGACCTATTAGTTTATCGCTTCAACAATGAATATTTTTATTTAGTAGTGAACGCATCAAATGTGGATAAAGATTATGAATGGATAATCAACCACAAAGGAGAATTTGATGTAGAAGTAGAAAACATCTCACCAACTGTTGGAGAAGTCGCGATTCAAGGACCTTTAGCAGAAAAGACACTACAAAAATTAACTGATACTGATCTTTCAAAAATTGGTTTCTTCTATTTGCAAAGAGATGTAGTTATTGATGGAGTAAATTGTATGATTTCAAGAACAGGATATACCGGAGAAGATGGATTTGAGGTTTATACAGATAATGAAGGTATAGTTAAGGTTTGGAGTTCTATTCTTGAAGCTGGAGCAGAATTTGGAATTAAGCCTTGTGGACTAGGATGTAGAGATACACTTAGATTTGAAGCTTCACTTCCATTGTATGGACACGAAATGAGTGAAGAAGTGAATCCACTTGAAGGTGGTTTCAAATATTTCGTTAAATTAGAAAAGAAATCTGATTTCATAGGTAAAGATGAGTTAACTAAACAATGGAATGAAGGATTAAAGAGAAAAGTTGCTGGTTTTGAATTGATTGAAAGAGGCATTCCAAGGGAAGGTTATGAGATATATAAAGATGGAGAAAAAATAGGCTATGTAACAACTGGTTATATGAGTCCAACGCTAAAGAAAAGCATAGGAAATGCTTTAATAAAGACAGAATATACTGCTCTTGGTACTGAAATTGACATTATGATAAGAAAAAAATTAGTAAAAGCTAAAGTAATCAGTAAGAAATTTTTAAAAAATAAATAA
- the rplM gene encoding 50S ribosomal protein L13 translates to MKSYMAKTNEVQRKWYVVDAENKVLGRLATEIANILSGKNKPIYTPHVDTGDFVIVINADKVKLTGKKLEQKTHFYHTGYPGGDRYVSYKKLMEEKPELIIEYAVKGMLPKSSLGRNMIRKLKVYAGEEHPHEAQTPEVYEF, encoded by the coding sequence ATGAAAAGCTATATGGCAAAAACCAATGAAGTACAAAGAAAATGGTATGTAGTTGATGCTGAAAATAAGGTTTTAGGTAGATTAGCTACTGAAATAGCAAACATTCTAAGTGGAAAAAATAAACCTATATATACTCCTCATGTTGATACAGGAGATTTCGTTATAGTTATTAATGCAGATAAAGTTAAATTAACAGGTAAGAAGTTAGAGCAAAAGACTCATTTCTATCATACTGGATATCCTGGTGGAGACAGATATGTATCCTACAAGAAGCTAATGGAAGAAAAACCTGAATTAATTATTGAGTATGCAGTAAAAGGAATGCTACCAAAGAGTAGCTTAGGAAGAAACATGATCAGGAAGCTTAAAGTATACGCTGGAGAAGAGCATCCACATGAAGCTCAAACACCAGAAGTATATGAATTTTAG
- a CDS encoding aldo/keto reductase, protein MQYFKFTKDNIEISPLGFGCMRFPVIDNNLSNIDEKKSEEMIRFAIDNGINYFDTAYNYHSGSSEIFLGKVLKNGLRDKIYLASKNPVWLVEEYSDFERLLDEQLERLQTDHIDFYLLHSLYNKTYKKIIDLDVFKFLDDAKKKGKIKYAGFSFHDELPLFKTIVDAYDWDFCQIQLNYMDRNMQAGLDGLEYAYSKGLGVIIMEPIKGGKLANASEEVEKVWSESKVKRSPAEWALRWVLNHKEVSIVLSGMSTLDQVKENIRIANSKLHNSLTKDELGFIDRVTDIYNKRVKVGCTSCEYCQPCPFNVSIPDIFEMYNNMYIYDTVEQSKKSYEKLKESLKDVSQCTECGVCENICPQHLEIISLLKESEKELI, encoded by the coding sequence ATGCAATACTTTAAATTTACTAAAGATAACATTGAAATTTCACCTTTAGGCTTTGGATGTATGAGATTTCCTGTGATTGATAATAATTTGTCAAATATTGATGAAAAAAAATCTGAGGAAATGATTAGGTTTGCAATAGACAATGGTATTAACTATTTTGATACAGCCTACAATTATCATAGTGGTAGCTCTGAAATATTTCTAGGTAAAGTTCTTAAAAACGGTCTTAGAGACAAAATATACCTAGCAAGTAAGAATCCAGTTTGGTTGGTTGAAGAATATTCTGACTTTGAAAGACTGTTAGATGAACAGCTTGAAAGATTACAAACTGATCATATTGATTTTTATCTCTTACATTCACTATATAATAAGACATATAAGAAAATTATTGATTTGGATGTATTCAAATTTCTAGATGACGCCAAGAAAAAGGGAAAAATCAAGTATGCTGGATTTTCCTTTCATGATGAATTACCATTGTTTAAAACAATTGTAGATGCTTATGACTGGGATTTTTGTCAAATACAATTAAATTACATGGACAGAAATATGCAAGCTGGATTAGATGGCTTAGAATATGCGTATTCAAAAGGATTAGGTGTTATTATTATGGAGCCTATCAAAGGTGGTAAACTAGCAAATGCTTCTGAAGAAGTTGAAAAGGTCTGGTCAGAAAGCAAAGTAAAGAGAAGTCCGGCAGAATGGGCTTTAAGATGGGTTTTAAATCATAAGGAAGTATCTATTGTTCTTAGTGGAATGAGTACTTTAGATCAAGTAAAAGAAAATATTAGAATAGCTAATAGCAAGCTGCATAACTCCTTGACTAAAGATGAATTAGGATTCATAGATAGAGTTACAGATATTTATAATAAAAGAGTTAAGGTTGGCTGCACTAGCTGCGAATATTGTCAGCCATGTCCATTTAATGTGTCTATACCTGATATATTTGAAATGTATAATAATATGTATATATATGATACCGTTGAACAATCAAAGAAATCCTATGAAAAATTGAAAGAATCATTAAAAGATGTTTCCCAATGTACAGAATGTGGAGTTTGTGAAAATATTTGTCCACAGCATTTAGAGATCATTTCACTTTTAAAGGAATCAGAAAAAGAGCTAATATAA
- the gcvH gene encoding glycine cleavage system protein GcvH has protein sequence MKVVKGLYYSNDHEWVKVEGDEAYIGISDYAQEHLGDIVYVELPEVDDELEKEDAFSAVESVKAAADVYLPVGGKVVAVNEALEDDPALLNSDPYENWIIKIQLADKAELEDLMSSEDYEKFLAEEV, from the coding sequence ATGAAAGTTGTAAAAGGATTATATTACTCAAATGACCATGAATGGGTTAAAGTAGAAGGCGACGAGGCATATATAGGAATTAGTGATTATGCTCAAGAACATCTAGGAGATATCGTATATGTTGAGCTTCCAGAAGTGGACGATGAATTAGAAAAAGAAGACGCTTTCTCAGCAGTAGAATCAGTTAAGGCTGCAGCAGACGTTTATCTACCAGTTGGTGGGAAGGTTGTAGCAGTTAATGAAGCTTTAGAAGATGACCCTGCTTTATTAAACTCAGATCCATATGAAAACTGGATTATTAAGATACAATTAGCTGACAAAGCTGAATTAGAAGATTTAATGTCAAGTGAGGATTACGAAAAGTTCTTAGCTGAGGAGGTATAA
- the gcvPA gene encoding aminomethyl-transferring glycine dehydrogenase subunit GcvPA — MYPYIPNTPLDEQEMLKAIGLESVDQLFEDIPKDIHLDKPLNIPESKSELEVSTYLKSLAEKNCTLSELTSFLGAGAYDHYIPSIVDAIISRSEFYTSYTPYQPEISQGTLQYIFEFQTLICKLTGMDVANASLYDGGTAVTEAALMACATSKKDEIIVSTGVNPESRQILKTYAHAQNLKVVEVDIKDGVTDIEALENMVSDNTAAVIVQNPNFFGIIEDLKTLGEVAHKGKKTSFIASVNPISLGLLKTPSELGVDIVVGEGQPFGIPLSFGGPYLGFMATKKEYMRKLPGRIVGETTDLDGKRSYVLTLSAREQHIRREKATSNICSNQGLNALAATVYMVTLGKDGLREVATQCAKKAHYAYEQLTKSGKYKPLFDKPFFMEFVLESHKDADELNKELRNENIVGGYNVSKDYPQYKNAVLYAVTEKRTKSEIDKLASVLEGMK; from the coding sequence ATGTATCCATACATCCCAAATACTCCACTTGATGAACAGGAAATGTTAAAAGCAATTGGTCTAGAATCAGTAGATCAATTGTTTGAAGACATACCAAAGGATATTCATCTTGATAAACCATTAAATATTCCTGAATCAAAAAGTGAATTAGAAGTTTCGACATATCTTAAAAGCTTGGCAGAAAAAAACTGTACACTTAGTGAGTTAACAAGCTTTTTAGGAGCTGGTGCTTATGACCACTATATTCCTTCAATAGTAGATGCAATTATCTCAAGAAGTGAATTTTATACCTCATATACACCATATCAACCTGAAATAAGTCAGGGAACTTTACAGTATATCTTTGAATTTCAAACATTGATTTGTAAGTTAACAGGCATGGATGTTGCTAATGCATCACTTTATGATGGTGGAACTGCTGTTACAGAAGCAGCATTAATGGCTTGTGCTACATCTAAAAAGGATGAAATAATTGTTTCCACTGGCGTAAATCCAGAATCAAGACAAATCTTAAAAACTTATGCTCATGCACAAAACCTTAAGGTTGTAGAAGTTGATATTAAAGATGGAGTTACAGATATAGAAGCTTTAGAAAATATGGTAAGTGATAATACTGCAGCAGTTATAGTGCAAAATCCAAATTTCTTTGGTATCATAGAAGATTTGAAAACTCTTGGTGAAGTTGCCCATAAGGGTAAAAAGACTTCATTTATTGCATCAGTTAATCCAATTTCATTAGGATTACTTAAGACACCGAGTGAATTAGGCGTAGATATTGTCGTAGGTGAAGGGCAACCATTTGGTATTCCTCTATCCTTTGGCGGACCATACTTAGGATTTATGGCAACTAAAAAGGAATATATGAGAAAGCTACCAGGAAGAATAGTTGGTGAAACTACTGACTTAGATGGAAAGAGATCCTATGTTCTTACACTTTCAGCAAGAGAACAACATATCAGAAGAGAAAAGGCAACTTCAAATATTTGTTCTAACCAAGGTTTAAATGCTTTAGCAGCAACTGTTTACATGGTTACACTTGGTAAAGATGGATTAAGAGAAGTAGCTACTCAATGTGCTAAAAAGGCGCATTATGCATATGAACAATTGACTAAATCAGGTAAATATAAACCATTATTTGATAAACCATTCTTTATGGAATTTGTACTTGAATCCCATAAGGATGCTGATGAGTTGAATAAAGAATTAAGAAATGAAAATATAGTAGGTGGATATAACGTTAGTAAAGATTATCCCCAATATAAAAATGCAGTCCTTTATGCAGTAACTGAAAAGAGGACTAAGTCTGAAATAGACAAATTAGCTAGTGTATTGGAGGGGATGAAATAA
- a CDS encoding HNH endonuclease signature motif containing protein, translated as MSFDKQVSEDALVASERCCCLCHTFCGSKIELHHIKQKAEGGEDTLENCIPLCFNCHAEVKAYNPKHPKGKMYTESELIRHRDNWYEKVKKGFKTPINYEPSKLDYELFQTITVVFGNSSLQYYLTEFDFGADFDNSVFKELYNLEYSFKKPEFEFIDSELEKLKGNLANSISTFSSFKAVNTFRTDHGTQAIRAWFNNYDFYDTEDMKIVDGLNDLATDIWNNYTSLVRECRRKFAYLQV; from the coding sequence ATGAGTTTCGACAAACAAGTGAGTGAAGATGCATTAGTTGCGTCTGAAAGATGCTGCTGTTTATGCCATACGTTTTGTGGTTCGAAAATAGAGTTGCATCATATAAAGCAAAAAGCTGAAGGTGGAGAAGATACACTTGAGAATTGTATTCCTCTTTGCTTTAATTGTCATGCAGAAGTTAAGGCTTATAATCCCAAACATCCAAAAGGTAAAATGTACACAGAATCTGAATTAATCAGACACAGAGATAATTGGTATGAAAAAGTCAAAAAAGGATTTAAAACGCCAATTAACTATGAACCTAGTAAACTTGATTATGAACTATTTCAAACAATAACAGTTGTATTTGGTAATTCATCTTTACAGTACTATTTAACTGAATTTGATTTTGGAGCTGATTTTGATAATAGCGTATTTAAAGAATTATATAACTTGGAATATTCATTTAAGAAGCCAGAGTTTGAGTTTATAGATTCAGAACTAGAAAAATTAAAAGGAAACTTGGCTAATAGTATTTCTACATTTTCATCATTTAAAGCTGTAAATACATTTAGAACAGATCATGGAACTCAAGCCATTAGGGCATGGTTTAATAATTATGATTTTTATGATACTGAAGATATGAAAATAGTTGACGGATTAAACGATTTAGCTACTGATATCTGGAATAACTATACAAGTTTAGTAAGAGAATGTAGAAGAAAATTTGCATACTTGCAAGTATAA